A part of Methanohalobium evestigatum Z-7303 genomic DNA contains:
- a CDS encoding ribonuclease H-like domain-containing protein: MLTSTYIHIPKIGKSTEHKIWASGITTWEDFVKYHDSVPLPESKRNIILEGIDESMERLDKRDTEFFANCLPNSEHWRGFRYFLDSVAYVDIETTGLSNTHDHITVVGVYNGNQTKTFVHGINLDDVADELNKYEFIVTYNGACFDLPFIRKEFPELEFNQLHVDLIYPLKKLGYKGGLKQAEEKLGISRSDNTTKMSGLDAVKLWNRYQKGDNDALDLLLEYNREDIVNLETILSTIHSRLIDKTFSDAKKQF, translated from the coding sequence ATGCTCACCAGTACTTATATACACATTCCAAAAATAGGTAAATCTACCGAACATAAAATATGGGCGTCAGGAATTACAACATGGGAGGACTTTGTAAAATACCATGATTCAGTTCCCCTCCCAGAATCCAAGCGAAATATTATACTTGAAGGTATAGATGAGTCAATGGAACGGCTGGATAAAAGGGACACCGAGTTTTTTGCAAACTGCCTGCCAAATTCAGAGCACTGGAGAGGTTTTCGATACTTTTTGGATTCTGTTGCCTATGTAGATATAGAAACCACTGGTTTGTCAAATACACATGACCATATAACAGTAGTAGGTGTTTATAACGGCAACCAAACTAAAACTTTCGTGCATGGAATCAATCTTGATGACGTTGCGGATGAATTGAACAAATACGAATTTATTGTAACATACAACGGCGCATGTTTTGACCTCCCATTTATTAGAAAAGAATTTCCTGAACTGGAATTTAACCAGCTTCATGTCGACCTGATATATCCGCTAAAAAAACTCGGATATAAAGGAGGCCTCAAGCAGGCAGAAGAAAAGCTTGGGATATCGAGAAGTGATAACACTACAAAAATGTCAGGACTTGATGCAGTGAAGTTGTGGAACAGATATCAAAAAGGCGACAATGATGCTCTTGACCTGTTGCTTGAATACAATCGCGAAGATATAGTTAACCTTGAAACAATATTAAGCACAATACATTCCAGATTAATTGACAAAACGTTTTCTGACGCGAAAAAACAATTCTAA
- the uvrC gene encoding excinuclease ABC subunit UvrC, with translation MSSDFDISKFPDLPGVYLMKDNSDTVIYIGKARSLKKRVSQYFQSQKYHSPKTRTLVKHIADIEYIVTQSEVEALITEASLIKKHKPRYNVRLKDDKRYPYIKITNSKYPRIYLTRRRLMDNALYFGPYTNAGAARKTLDIISRIFKVRKCKTKIDDDKTHSRPCLNYHIKRCLGPCTGAVSETVYQEELNSAIRFLKGESDELVKELEDKMYQLSLNQEYEAASVVRDQIEALKNLTQQQVAISGTDERDVISTAVDENAVYIQLFYIRNGNLVGRSQFTMDRGDDEVSIPEVLSGFIKQYYQDSPVPPEILVQYDIPEKDLIKKWLYEKSGLHVDIHVPLKGDKKRILDLAAKNAEMSMKQEQLKKDHQHPNEVLENLKTDLSLETLPYHIEGFDISNISGTDAVGSLVVFENGVPANSKYRQFNIKNVEGIDDFAMMAEVVHRRFSRILDENKPLPDLILIDGGPGQVSAAKGSLDNLNLDNIPLIGLAKQYEHIITPENKVIILSQKSDSMKLLMRIRDEAHRFAVSSHRRKRTAKLTHSALDGIPGIGESKKRALLEHFGTVDNIINASIKDLKQVEGISNNLAQKIVDYFENDDNKK, from the coding sequence ATGTCTTCTGATTTTGATATATCCAAGTTTCCAGACCTTCCCGGTGTATATCTGATGAAAGATAATTCAGATACAGTGATATATATCGGGAAAGCACGTTCACTTAAAAAGAGGGTCAGTCAGTATTTCCAGTCCCAGAAATATCATTCTCCTAAAACCAGAACACTTGTAAAACATATAGCTGATATTGAATACATTGTTACCCAATCCGAAGTAGAAGCACTGATTACAGAAGCAAGCCTTATAAAAAAGCACAAACCCAGATACAATGTCCGTCTAAAAGATGATAAACGCTACCCCTACATCAAAATAACCAATTCAAAATATCCGCGAATATACCTTACACGGCGACGTTTGATGGATAACGCTCTCTATTTTGGACCCTATACAAACGCAGGTGCAGCACGCAAGACCCTTGATATAATATCAAGAATTTTTAAAGTACGTAAGTGTAAGACAAAAATTGATGATGATAAAACTCATTCAAGACCCTGCCTTAATTATCATATCAAACGTTGCCTCGGTCCCTGTACAGGTGCAGTCAGCGAAACAGTGTATCAAGAAGAACTAAATTCTGCTATCAGATTCCTGAAAGGCGAAAGTGATGAACTGGTAAAAGAGCTTGAAGACAAGATGTACCAATTATCACTCAACCAGGAATATGAAGCTGCAAGCGTGGTCCGCGACCAGATCGAGGCTCTAAAAAACCTGACACAACAACAGGTGGCAATATCAGGAACAGATGAAAGGGATGTAATATCTACAGCTGTTGATGAAAATGCGGTATATATCCAGCTTTTCTATATAAGAAACGGGAATCTTGTAGGTAGATCGCAATTCACAATGGACAGGGGTGATGATGAAGTATCCATTCCTGAAGTTTTATCAGGTTTTATCAAACAGTATTACCAGGATTCACCTGTACCACCTGAAATTCTGGTTCAGTATGACATCCCTGAAAAAGATTTGATAAAAAAATGGCTTTATGAAAAATCAGGGTTGCATGTTGATATTCATGTACCCTTAAAAGGTGACAAAAAACGAATCCTTGACCTTGCCGCCAAAAACGCTGAAATGTCCATGAAACAGGAACAGTTAAAAAAAGACCACCAACATCCCAACGAAGTGCTTGAAAACCTGAAAACTGATTTATCGCTTGAAACACTTCCCTATCACATAGAAGGATTTGATATTTCCAATATATCAGGTACAGATGCAGTAGGTTCATTGGTGGTATTTGAAAATGGTGTTCCTGCAAACAGCAAATACCGCCAGTTCAACATCAAAAATGTTGAAGGCATAGATGATTTTGCAATGATGGCTGAAGTGGTGCATCGAAGATTCAGCCGGATTTTAGATGAAAATAAACCCCTTCCAGACCTTATACTCATCGATGGTGGTCCCGGTCAGGTCAGTGCTGCAAAAGGTTCTCTTGACAATTTAAACCTTGACAATATACCTTTGATTGGTCTTGCAAAACAGTATGAACATATAATAACTCCCGAGAACAAAGTAATAATTCTTTCTCAAAAATCAGATTCAATGAAACTTCTTATGAGGATACGTGACGAAGCTCATCGGTTTGCAGTTTCATCCCACCGAAGAAAACGCACTGCAAAACTTACTCATTCAGCTCTTGATGGTATCCCGGGAATAGGTGAATCAAAAAAACGCGCATTGTTGGAACATTTTGGGACAGTTGATAATATAATTAACGCATCAATTAAAGACCTGAAACAAGTTGAAGGTATCAGTAATAACCTGGCACAAAAAATTGTGGATTATTTTGAAAACGATGATAATAAAAAATGA
- a CDS encoding glucose-6-phosphate isomerase family protein: MVKEIKFGRISRTANVRMLNDMHDVLYDKKQMSIKKNPELYYMYRDLYKDDYDFETIKKHNLRYDITVIPPKMIGREYVKTAGHCHPKVPDTDVSYPEVYQILEGYATYLLQKMEGGKVEDVVVINAQAGDYVVIPPDYCHITINTSDETLKMANWVCREFSSIYDPIKQRSGGAYYLLDTGFIKNPEYYKVPQIRYLSPVEYPKFGLNNGQDMYNLVTGIGKLKFLTSPLEYMDDFDYIIGN; this comes from the coding sequence ATGGTCAAAGAAATTAAATTCGGCAGAATCTCCAGAACTGCTAATGTCAGAATGTTAAATGACATGCATGATGTTCTTTACGATAAAAAACAGATGAGTATTAAAAAAAACCCTGAATTGTATTACATGTATCGCGACCTTTATAAAGATGATTACGATTTTGAAACTATTAAAAAACATAACCTAAGATATGATATTACAGTCATCCCTCCAAAAATGATAGGCAGAGAATATGTAAAAACAGCAGGTCACTGCCATCCAAAAGTTCCAGACACAGATGTATCTTATCCAGAAGTATATCAGATTCTGGAAGGATATGCCACATACCTTTTACAAAAAATGGAGGGTGGTAAAGTAGAAGATGTAGTGGTTATCAATGCACAGGCAGGTGATTATGTCGTTATACCTCCTGATTACTGTCATATAACAATCAATACATCTGATGAAACTCTTAAAATGGCCAACTGGGTATGCCGTGAATTTTCCTCCATCTATGACCCCATAAAACAGCGTAGTGGCGGTGCCTATTACCTCCTTGATACTGGATTTATCAAAAATCCGGAATATTATAAAGTACCACAGATACGATACCTGTCTCCAGTAGAATACCCTAAATTTGGTCTTAATAATGGACAGGATATGTATAACCTAGTAACAGGCATAGGAAAATTAAAATTCTTAACGTCCCCCCTGGAATATATGGATGACTTTGATTATATAATCGGAAACTGA
- a CDS encoding DUF128 domain-containing protein produces the protein MQKQENKKDYQVQFTLSKIVNLMFSTTYDPKTGKGDVIANVSIINKHDLNRVLEIFKTAMMSGLTVSPFIKILHEGESIGDLTIKEGKIGLATMCSITIDGILLKRGILVNPKFGGLVQIEEGSPVRFTDVLTYASTSIDPLEALMSQEITSVTQMISTGSGKILANLREVPIAARYDIDHVLSDIMDAGLSGILEVGEPNRKILDVPIERDHLGIVVIGGTNPMAIVREHGIPIETNAMSTIVDITEMSDIKDINL, from the coding sequence ATGCAAAAACAGGAAAATAAAAAAGATTACCAAGTACAGTTTACTTTATCCAAAATTGTAAACCTGATGTTCAGTACAACCTATGACCCAAAAACTGGCAAAGGTGATGTTATCGCCAATGTTTCAATTATAAACAAGCATGACCTAAACAGAGTACTTGAAATATTTAAAACCGCCATGATGAGTGGTTTGACTGTTAGCCCTTTTATAAAAATTCTACATGAAGGAGAAAGCATTGGAGATTTAACTATCAAAGAAGGTAAAATCGGTCTTGCAACAATGTGCAGTATAACAATTGATGGCATATTGTTAAAAAGAGGCATCCTTGTCAACCCAAAATTTGGAGGGCTGGTTCAGATTGAAGAAGGGTCACCTGTACGTTTTACCGATGTTTTAACCTATGCAAGTACCTCTATAGACCCACTGGAAGCCCTGATGTCACAGGAGATTACCTCAGTAACACAGATGATTAGTACAGGGTCTGGTAAGATTTTGGCAAACCTTAGAGAAGTACCTATAGCTGCACGATATGATATAGACCATGTACTTTCTGATATTATGGATGCAGGACTTAGCGGAATACTGGAAGTTGGAGAACCGAATCGAAAGATACTGGACGTTCCAATTGAAAGAGACCACCTTGGTATTGTTGTTATAGGTGGTACTAACCCCATGGCAATTGTGAGAGAACACGGCATACCCATTGAAACAAATGCAATGTCTACTATTGTTGATATCACAGAAATGAGCGATATTAAAGATATTAATCTATAA
- a CDS encoding cysteine desulfurase, whose product MYDIFEIRKDFPVLDNVIYLDSAATTQTPVQVVSAINDYFYKYSGSYGRGAHRLARESTNHYEDSREKVAGFLNVESSKTIMTKNATESINIVALGMGWNSGDHIVTTSLEHHSNLLPWMNLKDCGVDVTVVSPDDTGIVNPDDIYDSITERTRLVAVTHVSNIFGSVQDIKQITRISHKNGAMVLIDGAQSVGHFPVDVGSIGCDFFAASGHKGLLGPQGTGILYVKEPENLDPSYFGGGMVHSVTTSGFDIEPCPTKFESGTPNIPGVIGLGKGVEYVHDLGISNIEKHEKSLVKDMASKLSEMPYVEIYGPEDRSGVVPFNIAGLNSHDVAMILDETKGICVRSGHHCAMPALQALNVDGAVRASVGLYNTQEEIDTFIDAVSQITSLVG is encoded by the coding sequence ATGTACGACATTTTTGAAATTCGGAAAGATTTTCCTGTTCTGGATAATGTTATATATCTGGACAGTGCAGCTACAACGCAGACACCTGTACAGGTAGTTTCAGCCATAAACGATTATTTCTATAAATACTCTGGAAGTTATGGTAGAGGAGCACACCGCTTAGCTCGGGAATCAACCAATCATTATGAAGATTCACGTGAAAAAGTAGCCGGTTTTTTGAATGTTGAATCTTCAAAAACCATAATGACGAAAAATGCTACTGAAAGCATAAATATAGTAGCACTTGGAATGGGCTGGAATTCCGGTGACCACATTGTAACCACATCCTTGGAACACCATTCCAACCTTCTACCATGGATGAATCTAAAAGATTGCGGGGTTGATGTGACTGTTGTATCGCCTGATGATACAGGTATTGTTAACCCTGATGATATATATGATTCTATAACTGAAAGAACAAGACTTGTCGCAGTAACCCATGTATCAAATATTTTCGGTTCAGTGCAGGATATCAAACAGATAACCCGAATTTCGCATAAAAATGGAGCAATGGTTTTGATAGATGGAGCTCAATCTGTCGGCCATTTCCCTGTTGATGTGGGTTCTATTGGCTGTGACTTTTTTGCAGCATCCGGTCATAAAGGTTTACTGGGTCCACAGGGTACAGGTATTTTATATGTTAAAGAACCAGAAAATTTAGACCCATCCTATTTTGGTGGGGGAATGGTACATTCAGTAACTACTTCTGGTTTTGACATAGAACCGTGTCCCACAAAATTTGAATCCGGAACACCCAATATACCAGGTGTTATTGGTCTTGGAAAAGGTGTTGAATATGTCCATGATTTAGGGATAAGTAATATTGAAAAACATGAAAAATCTCTTGTCAAGGATATGGCTTCCAAACTTTCAGAAATGCCATATGTAGAAATATATGGACCTGAGGATCGCAGTGGAGTAGTCCCTTTTAATATAGCTGGGCTAAATTCTCATGATGTAGCCATGATACTGGATGAGACAAAAGGTATATGTGTACGAAGCGGTCACCATTGTGCTATGCCAGCCCTACAGGCTCTTAATGTTGATGGTGCGGTAAGGGCATCGGTAGGTTTGTACAATACACAGGAAGAAATTGATACATTTATTGATGCCGTTTCCCAGATAACATCACTTGTAGGCTAA
- a CDS encoding YcaO-related McrA-glycine thioamidation protein codes for MSIINVNQSLKYHEGSQRVYDEDTTLEKTKSQLKKIGVTRIADITHLDRVGIPVYSAIRPCAAKGAISVYSGKGVTSTQARISAMMEGFERCLAEKKDMNNNIQEDIPGDEFVDSFDNIKETYYIVNPAKLLISEDVRTDDMIEWTSGWDLINDNEIYVPSNSVYHPYDATNQCVKLFRSNTNGLAAGNVIEEAVLHGLLEVTERDALSIAEMNRNPGKRLMLDEDDGISYELMQKFNDAGINVRLWVPYHDTEITTVVASVDDAQLKDPAMLVMGAGAHLNPEIATIRALNEVAQSRVVQIHGAREDTERDKFVRNIGYERMKRMNGFWYKDEDIDTTTLKDLNDLSRNSPAENINTVIDQLKNLVDNVVVVNLSRESVNIPVVRVIIPTFEMYTLDRERVGKRKNIALKKIRRKGEKTWNHKRV; via the coding sequence ATGTCAATAATAAATGTTAATCAATCCCTTAAATATCATGAAGGGTCACAGCGAGTATATGATGAAGATACCACTCTTGAAAAAACAAAGTCCCAGCTTAAAAAAATCGGAGTTACGCGTATAGCAGATATAACTCATCTTGACAGAGTGGGTATTCCTGTCTATTCTGCAATCAGACCATGTGCTGCTAAAGGTGCTATATCTGTTTATTCCGGAAAAGGTGTTACTTCCACCCAAGCCAGGATTTCTGCAATGATGGAAGGATTTGAAAGGTGCCTGGCAGAAAAAAAAGATATGAACAATAACATACAGGAAGATATCCCTGGCGATGAATTTGTTGATTCCTTTGATAATATAAAAGAAACATACTATATAGTAAACCCTGCAAAACTTCTCATATCAGAAGATGTAAGAACAGATGACATGATAGAATGGACCAGTGGATGGGACTTGATAAATGATAATGAAATCTATGTTCCATCAAATTCAGTCTATCACCCCTACGATGCCACAAACCAGTGTGTGAAACTGTTCAGAAGCAACACAAATGGTCTTGCAGCAGGTAATGTGATAGAAGAAGCAGTACTTCACGGATTACTGGAAGTTACTGAAAGAGATGCCTTAAGTATTGCAGAAATGAACAGAAACCCCGGTAAAAGGTTAATGCTTGATGAAGATGATGGCATAAGTTATGAACTAATGCAAAAATTCAATGATGCAGGTATTAATGTCAGACTCTGGGTTCCCTATCATGATACTGAAATTACAACGGTGGTTGCATCGGTTGATGATGCTCAATTAAAAGATCCCGCAATGCTTGTGATGGGTGCTGGAGCTCATCTAAACCCGGAAATTGCCACCATAAGAGCCCTTAACGAAGTCGCACAATCAAGGGTTGTACAGATTCATGGTGCAAGAGAGGATACTGAAAGGGACAAATTCGTCCGTAATATCGGATATGAACGCATGAAAAGAATGAATGGCTTCTGGTATAAAGATGAAGATATAGATACCACCACATTAAAAGATTTAAACGATTTGTCCAGAAATTCGCCAGCAGAAAATATTAATACCGTGATTGACCAGCTCAAAAATTTAGTTGATAACGTGGTTGTGGTCAATCTATCAAGGGAAAGCGTAAATATTCCGGTAGTAAGAGTTATTATACCTACCTTTGAAATGTATACACTTGACAGAGAAAGAGTTGGCAAAAGGAAAAACATCGCACTGAAAAAAATCAGAAGAAAAGGCGAAAAAACATGGAACCACAAACGAGTTTGA
- a CDS encoding TfuA-related McrA-glycine thioamidation protein → MEPQTSLNIKKPKNPRITVFAGTSITHEDAKEILNADYKPPVYRCNIDKAMKEGYNIIGIIDGVFFDKAAVSHKEIIKALKNNVIVVGGCSMGALRASELDDYGMIGAGKIYEQYRDGVIEADDEVAVATNPDTFEPVSKPLINIRQTLKAAYEDDIIDDKTYSNLIEIAKHTYYPYRSYTGIIKQAVKNNILTKKDSNNILRYCRENEIDIKRQDAIAVLNTIIEIVDS, encoded by the coding sequence ATGGAACCACAAACGAGTTTGAATATAAAAAAACCGAAAAATCCCAGAATTACTGTTTTTGCAGGCACAAGCATAACCCATGAGGATGCTAAAGAAATACTCAATGCTGACTATAAACCTCCTGTTTACAGGTGTAACATCGATAAGGCGATGAAAGAAGGATACAACATTATCGGAATTATCGATGGAGTATTCTTTGATAAAGCGGCTGTTTCCCACAAAGAGATAATAAAAGCACTCAAAAACAATGTCATCGTTGTGGGTGGATGTAGTATGGGTGCTTTACGTGCATCAGAACTTGATGATTATGGAATGATAGGCGCAGGAAAAATATATGAACAGTACAGGGATGGTGTTATAGAGGCTGACGATGAGGTGGCTGTTGCTACAAATCCTGATACCTTTGAACCTGTATCCAAACCTCTGATAAATATCAGGCAAACTCTGAAAGCGGCATATGAAGATGATATTATTGATGATAAAACCTACAGCAACTTGATAGAAATTGCAAAACATACCTATTATCCATACAGAAGCTACACTGGTATTATTAAACAGGCTGTCAAAAATAATATCCTTACAAAGAAAGATAGCAACAATATTTTGCGGTATTGCAGAGAAAATGAGATAGATATTAAACGTCAAGATGCAATTGCAGTTCTTAATACCATAATAGAAATCGTTGATAGCTAA
- a CDS encoding PGF-CTERM sorting domain-containing protein codes for MKKYLFVVVTILILMTTTSMALNPEDCSQCHPDVYETWNMSNHSGLNESDVGCEVCHSPPEEGYEAHIDNPTEIDPGMNYSAELCGKCHNEPHKPIFDEWDEYSKDDFDTENMASHSEPSDVTEPFVQDSDDCVACKSTEGAVVNLEGADVHDFNEENLPNPSDVEEWRLTCVACHEPHSTGLHVEDEVKLCSNCHNSRGAEPDGETTIARYTQWDIYSNSSYVNGEHPVEIGCVDCHMGAKPFNETTNESAETGHTFDMNVSLVVDSESTNNCSRCHGAELSGVIENQQSRISSRLQDLETKRENAEESLEELNGTQIYQEQQAVFNNALYYMTAVEEDGSLGVHNMEMAISYLNNSEERFDEVINAQPPEEEPGFEAIYSIAGLLLVFYLVRRKYSK; via the coding sequence ATGAAAAAATATCTTTTTGTTGTGGTGACTATATTAATATTGATGACAACAACATCCATGGCATTGAATCCAGAGGACTGTAGTCAGTGTCATCCGGATGTTTATGAAACATGGAACATGTCAAATCATTCCGGTTTAAATGAATCGGATGTAGGCTGTGAAGTCTGTCATAGCCCACCAGAAGAAGGTTATGAAGCACATATAGATAATCCCACTGAAATAGACCCGGGTATGAATTATTCGGCTGAGTTATGTGGAAAATGCCATAATGAACCACATAAACCAATATTTGATGAGTGGGACGAGTATTCAAAGGATGATTTTGATACAGAAAACATGGCAAGCCATTCTGAACCGTCAGATGTAACCGAACCATTTGTTCAGGATTCTGATGATTGTGTGGCTTGTAAAAGTACTGAAGGAGCAGTTGTAAACCTTGAAGGTGCAGATGTTCATGATTTTAATGAGGAAAACCTGCCAAATCCTTCAGATGTGGAAGAATGGAGACTTACATGCGTGGCCTGTCATGAGCCGCATTCAACCGGGTTACATGTAGAAGATGAAGTAAAACTATGTTCTAACTGCCATAATTCCCGTGGTGCAGAACCAGATGGAGAGACAACAATAGCCAGATACACTCAGTGGGATATATACAGCAATTCCAGTTATGTAAATGGTGAGCATCCTGTAGAAATAGGGTGTGTGGACTGTCATATGGGTGCCAAACCATTCAATGAAACTACAAATGAATCGGCAGAGACCGGACATACATTCGATATGAATGTTTCATTGGTTGTGGATTCAGAGTCTACAAATAATTGTTCCAGATGTCACGGGGCTGAACTATCAGGTGTTATAGAAAACCAGCAGTCAAGGATATCCAGTAGGCTTCAAGACCTTGAAACAAAACGGGAAAATGCTGAAGAATCACTGGAAGAATTGAATGGAACTCAGATATATCAGGAACAACAAGCTGTATTTAATAATGCACTGTATTACATGACAGCGGTTGAGGAAGATGGAAGTCTTGGTGTCCATAATATGGAAATGGCTATTAGTTATCTGAATAATTCAGAAGAAAGGTTTGATGAAGTTATAAATGCCCAACCGCCAGAAGAAGAGCCAGGTTTCGAGGCGATTTATTCAATTGCTGGCTTGCTTTTAGTGTTTTACCTTGTAAGAAGAAAATACTCTAAGTAA
- a CDS encoding DUF169 domain-containing protein, whose amino-acid sequence MDIDNIRKIGSDLKKVYKLKTSPVAVKLVSSTQEIPEGIERIQEPTRHCQMIDNVRQTGTSFYTLVEDQKCKGGAAVMGLREMDGKLAKGEVYYKLGAFETSNAARRTMQKVPRVPADSVKAVIYEPLEKAEFIPDVVVLIGTPKQMMQISQSLLYKQGGRINADFAGKQSLCADGVAEPYMSGQVCVTVGCGGSRKHTQINEDEMAIGIPLEQLEDLADSAEKMFGK is encoded by the coding sequence ATGGATATTGATAACATAAGGAAAATTGGTTCTGACCTTAAAAAGGTATACAAACTCAAAACATCACCTGTTGCAGTAAAACTTGTTTCCAGCACACAGGAAATTCCAGAAGGTATTGAAAGAATACAGGAACCTACCCGGCACTGCCAGATGATAGATAATGTCAGGCAGACAGGAACAAGTTTTTATACGCTTGTAGAAGACCAGAAATGTAAAGGTGGTGCTGCGGTCATGGGTCTTCGGGAGATGGATGGAAAACTTGCAAAAGGAGAAGTCTATTATAAACTCGGTGCTTTTGAAACTTCCAATGCAGCACGACGTACAATGCAAAAAGTGCCTAGAGTTCCTGCTGATTCTGTAAAAGCTGTAATCTACGAACCTCTTGAAAAAGCGGAATTCATACCTGATGTTGTAGTTTTAATCGGAACTCCAAAACAAATGATGCAAATATCCCAATCCCTTTTGTACAAACAGGGAGGCAGAATCAATGCAGATTTTGCAGGTAAACAGAGCCTCTGTGCAGATGGTGTAGCAGAGCCATATATGAGTGGTCAGGTATGTGTTACTGTTGGATGTGGAGGAAGTAGGAAACATACACAAATAAATGAAGATGAAATGGCAATAGGTATCCCACTGGAACAATTGGAAGATTTAGCCGATTCTGCAGAAAAAATGTTTGGAAAATAA
- a CDS encoding GYD domain-containing protein — MPKYVMISQLTDEGARTLKNNPKRVKEVNDELEQMGVKVLEQFFVLGDFDFLNIVEAEDESSVSKAAVELASRGSIKTKTYTAIPMHEFTSAFE, encoded by the coding sequence ATGCCTAAATATGTGATGATATCTCAATTAACAGATGAAGGTGCAAGAACTTTAAAAAATAACCCTAAAAGGGTAAAAGAAGTAAATGATGAACTTGAACAAATGGGTGTAAAAGTGCTTGAGCAGTTCTTTGTACTGGGGGATTTTGATTTTCTGAATATTGTAGAAGCAGAAGACGAAAGCTCAGTATCAAAAGCTGCTGTTGAACTCGCATCAAGGGGTAGTATTAAGACCAAAACCTATACCGCAATACCTATGCACGAGTTTACCAGTGCCTTTGAATAA
- a CDS encoding N-glycosylase/DNA lyase has translation MKLNIESRKDLIRIVEDLKADDISEIVDKRIREFESLYKKGNKEWFNELCFCLLTANSSARLGIDIQDYMKENDGFLTYDQKELSTVLKQMGHRFYEKRAEYIILARDNAADIRDKITSMENEFTAREWIVKKIKGIGYKESSHFLRNVGYKHLAILDKHILRILSNSGLIEVPKTLTRKKYYNIEQVFSSLAEEASLTPAELDLYLWYTQTGEVLK, from the coding sequence TTGAAATTGAATATTGAATCCAGAAAAGACCTAATAAGAATTGTTGAAGATTTGAAAGCAGACGATATATCAGAAATAGTGGACAAACGAATCCGTGAATTTGAATCCCTTTATAAAAAAGGCAATAAAGAATGGTTCAATGAACTCTGTTTCTGTCTTCTAACAGCCAATTCAAGTGCAAGGCTGGGAATTGATATTCAGGATTATATGAAAGAAAATGATGGTTTCCTGACCTATGATCAAAAAGAACTATCCACAGTCTTGAAGCAAATGGGTCACCGGTTTTATGAAAAAAGGGCTGAATACATAATACTTGCCAGAGATAATGCAGCAGATATCAGGGATAAAATCACTTCTATGGAAAATGAATTTACTGCACGTGAATGGATTGTCAAAAAAATCAAGGGAATCGGATACAAGGAATCCAGTCACTTTCTTAGAAATGTTGGTTACAAACATCTGGCTATTCTTGATAAGCATATACTGCGTATTTTGAGCAACAGTGGTCTGATAGAAGTTCCAAAAACGCTTACAAGGAAAAAGTACTACAACATTGAACAGGTGTTTAGTTCACTGGCGGAAGAGGCGAGTTTAACTCCTGCAGAACTTGACCTTTATCTTTGGTATACACAAACAGGTGAAGTGTTGAAGTAA